In bacterium HR17, one DNA window encodes the following:
- the iolX_6 gene encoding scyllo-inositol 2-dehydrogenase (NAD(+)), with the protein MEALRFGVVGCGGRGASVAELMMRLPSVRLVAVCDTDSDRARQVGERLQVPAFTQLDEMLAQVPMDAIYIATTVEQHFTVARRAILDGKHILVEKMMTTSAAEAWELVRLAEVQGVCGAVSYQLRFYPSFQRWWELAQDLQPLVILSSRHPGIMPAPYLRAEPWAGITDFLTHDVDLVLWVAGREPDTVFATDARNAVTDTDAIDTLCVTLQFDSVMTGMVYGSMAGWGVPNAHVVIGRRGNVRIVANGVEVNRLARSHDGAYERVAETVETEPVRGDTTDRLLEHFSAWVQGARDAFPLATLEDGLKVMLVHEAIWESCRTGQPVSLATMRQRLDNKVASS; encoded by the coding sequence ATGGAGGCGCTACGGTTTGGCGTTGTCGGCTGCGGCGGACGCGGCGCCAGCGTCGCGGAACTGATGATGCGACTTCCGTCCGTCCGTTTGGTCGCTGTGTGCGATACGGACAGCGACCGAGCGCGCCAAGTCGGTGAACGGTTGCAAGTGCCTGCCTTCACGCAGTTGGACGAAATGCTGGCGCAAGTGCCGATGGACGCCATCTACATCGCTACGACCGTAGAGCAACACTTCACCGTCGCCCGCCGTGCGATCTTGGACGGCAAGCACATTTTGGTGGAGAAGATGATGACCACATCCGCCGCCGAGGCGTGGGAGTTGGTGCGGCTGGCAGAAGTGCAGGGGGTGTGTGGCGCAGTGTCCTACCAACTGCGGTTCTACCCGTCCTTTCAACGGTGGTGGGAACTTGCCCAAGATTTGCAACCCCTTGTGATTTTATCCAGCCGCCATCCCGGCATCATGCCTGCCCCTTACTTGCGCGCCGAACCATGGGCGGGCATCACCGACTTTTTGACCCACGATGTGGACTTAGTGCTGTGGGTCGCAGGGCGTGAGCCGGACACCGTGTTCGCCACTGACGCCCGCAACGCCGTCACCGACACAGACGCCATTGACACCCTTTGTGTTACCTTGCAATTTGACTCCGTGATGACCGGCATGGTCTACGGCAGCATGGCAGGTTGGGGAGTGCCCAATGCCCATGTCGTTATCGGACGGAGAGGCAATGTCCGCATCGTCGCTAACGGTGTGGAAGTCAACCGTTTGGCTCGTTCCCACGACGGCGCTTACGAACGCGTCGCCGAAACGGTGGAGACAGAACCGGTGCGGGGCGACACGACAGATCGGTTACTGGAGCACTTCTCCGCGTGGGTGCAAGGGGCGCGGGATGCCTTCCCCCTCGCGACGTTGGAAGACGGGCTGAAGGTCATGCTGGTGCACGAAGCCATCTGGGAGAGTTGCCGTACGGGTCAACCTGTGTCTTTAGCGACGATGCGGCAACGGCTGGACAACAAAGTGGCATCGTCGTGA
- a CDS encoding Undecaprenyl-phosphate mannosyltransferase — protein MKLTVIVPVYNERVTVLTVLEKVKALPVSKEIIVVDNASTDGTRELLAALDDPEVRVILQAKNLGKGASVKLGFALAKGEWVIIQDADLEYDPQDILRLLEHAERTGKVAVFGSRLLTGNPQGMWAFYWGRVVLNLVFRTLFAAPTTDVATCYKLLRADIAKQLRLRCSGFDLDFELAAALCRLGHAIAEVPITYRPRTIAEGKKIRPLDGLKAIATMLRVRSTPRRLLHRPIAIPTSPEKGTPV, from the coding sequence ATGAAATTGACGGTCATTGTGCCTGTTTACAACGAGCGCGTCACGGTGCTCACAGTGCTGGAAAAGGTCAAAGCGCTGCCTGTCAGCAAGGAGATCATCGTCGTGGACAACGCGTCCACCGACGGAACGCGGGAATTGTTGGCGGCGCTGGACGACCCCGAAGTGCGGGTCATTCTACAGGCGAAAAATTTGGGCAAAGGCGCATCAGTGAAGTTGGGCTTTGCGCTGGCAAAGGGCGAATGGGTCATCATCCAAGACGCCGACTTGGAATATGACCCGCAAGACATTTTGCGTCTGCTGGAACACGCTGAACGCACAGGCAAGGTCGCCGTGTTCGGGTCGCGATTGCTGACGGGCAACCCACAAGGTATGTGGGCGTTCTACTGGGGGCGGGTCGTGCTGAACCTGGTTTTTCGCACGCTGTTTGCTGCCCCCACAACTGATGTCGCAACTTGCTACAAACTCCTTCGCGCCGATATCGCCAAGCAATTGCGGTTGCGGTGCAGCGGGTTTGACCTGGACTTTGAGTTGGCGGCGGCGTTGTGCCGCTTGGGTCACGCCATCGCCGAAGTGCCCATCACTTATCGCCCCCGCACCATCGCTGAAGGCAAAAAAATTCGCCCGTTGGACGGGCTGAAAGCCATCGCCACGATGTTGCGTGTGCGCTCCACGCCGAGGCGGTTGCTTCATCGCCCTATCGCAATACCGACCTCGCCAGAAAAAGGCACACCCGTGTAA
- the mtnK gene encoding Methylthioribose kinase has translation MDADLQAVEQLVRRRLPPTDAAVRLTVLGGGVSNLVVKVQVGDEAFVVKQALGQLRVQDEWVADRSRILREAACLRALRQFVGTDVAPQVLWEDRDHFACALECAPNGSRTWKQDLLSGIVDPTVTERVAHTLARLHWATCDRPQVQRDFGDLSNFVELRIDPYFVTIAQRHPDLKAPIEAATAPLLTVRRCLVHGDYSPKNLLLLPDGRLWVLDCEVAHYGNPAFDIAFCTNHLLLKAIHLRSLKHLNEAVRLWSVYWSEVGLPDRTDRERDAVRTLAALMLARVDGKSPVEYLTDEGRQTVRWIARQLIADGTDHFEAVQTAVADALRRR, from the coding sequence ATGGACGCGGACTTGCAAGCCGTTGAGCAATTGGTGCGGCGTCGGTTGCCCCCCACCGACGCTGCGGTGCGTCTGACCGTCTTAGGCGGTGGTGTCTCCAATTTGGTCGTCAAGGTGCAGGTAGGCGATGAGGCGTTTGTCGTCAAGCAGGCGTTGGGGCAACTACGGGTGCAAGACGAATGGGTGGCGGACCGATCGCGCATTCTCCGTGAAGCGGCGTGCTTGCGGGCGCTGCGGCAATTTGTCGGCACCGATGTCGCCCCACAAGTACTTTGGGAAGACCGCGACCATTTCGCTTGCGCTTTGGAATGCGCTCCCAACGGTAGCCGAACCTGGAAGCAGGACTTGCTAAGCGGCATCGTTGACCCGACGGTGACCGAACGCGTCGCTCACACCTTAGCCCGCTTGCATTGGGCGACCTGCGACCGTCCGCAGGTGCAGCGCGATTTTGGTGACTTGAGCAACTTTGTGGAGTTGCGGATTGACCCCTACTTCGTGACGATCGCTCAACGCCACCCTGACTTGAAAGCGCCCATTGAAGCGGCGACGGCGCCACTGTTGACAGTGCGCCGCTGCCTCGTTCACGGCGACTATAGCCCCAAAAACTTGCTGCTATTGCCCGACGGACGCCTTTGGGTGTTGGACTGCGAGGTGGCGCATTACGGCAACCCCGCTTTTGACATCGCCTTTTGCACCAACCACCTGCTCCTCAAAGCCATCCACCTGCGGTCACTGAAGCATTTGAACGAAGCGGTGCGGTTGTGGAGCGTTTACTGGAGCGAGGTCGGGTTGCCCGACCGAACAGACCGCGAACGCGATGCCGTTCGGACATTGGCGGCATTGATGCTCGCCCGTGTGGACGGCAAATCGCCCGTTGAATATCTGACCGACGAAGGGAGGCAGACAGTGCGGTGGATCGCCCGGCAATTGATCGCCGACGGCACGGACCACTTTGAGGCTGTGCAAACAGCGGTCGCCGACGCCTTGCGCCGGCGCTAA
- the yitJ gene encoding Bifunctional homocysteine S-methyltransferase/5,10-methylenetetrahydrofolate reductase — protein sequence MPAERGRQLLERLREQIVIGDGAMGTELWRRGLPQGLLPEQANLTAPELVRRIHYDYLAAGAQIATTNTFGANPLRLTPLGLDKKLDDIVATAVRLAREAVAERHADAFIAGSVGPVGRLKDPLELTDDDLDNAYRALILALADAGVDVLLLETFVDLSDLRRAVKIAKQTTDLPVIAQLAALDEGGRGTEGRAALAVFELEKLGIDGIGTNCGVSPTRNLSVVQALARLTDLPITAFPNLGYAQYVDGRFVYLGNPDEFAGLGEELWRLGANLIGGCCGTTPEHIRLLAERLKSKTPQPRITRRIEVKPEEQPKLKSPMPNFLSKVGSEPVVIVELDPPRGLDYEPIVEGAKLLARAGVDAISIGDNSLASIRLSNLVMALLIQRETGLPTICHFAGRDHNLIGAQSLLMGMAVLGIPAVLAVTGDPARLAPDVGASSVYDLNSFQIIELLSKLNRGVNWVDAPIGKRTDFLIGAGFNPNVPNLAAEVKRLKRKVEKGAQFALTQAVFDPDRIKACGQVMQEVGIPIFVGIGILISARNAAFWKTVPGVRMPDTLLQRMEKAPKDKQLTEGIAIAQELIEIALRHCPGVFLVPPFSRAEYALPLVEFVRNGGEIAWLSHQAVSEGN from the coding sequence ATGCCAGCCGAGCGCGGGCGCCAACTGCTAGAACGGTTGCGCGAACAAATCGTCATCGGCGACGGCGCAATGGGCACGGAGTTGTGGCGGCGCGGTCTCCCGCAGGGGTTGTTGCCCGAACAAGCCAACTTGACCGCACCCGAACTTGTCAGGCGCATCCATTACGACTACTTGGCAGCAGGTGCACAAATCGCCACGACCAACACTTTTGGTGCCAACCCCTTGCGGTTGACGCCCTTGGGGTTGGACAAGAAATTGGACGACATTGTGGCGACCGCCGTGCGGTTAGCCCGCGAAGCCGTCGCTGAAAGGCACGCTGACGCCTTCATCGCCGGCTCCGTCGGACCTGTCGGGCGGCTGAAGGACCCGTTGGAATTGACCGATGACGACCTTGACAATGCCTATCGGGCTTTAATTCTTGCCCTCGCCGATGCGGGCGTGGATGTTTTGCTGTTAGAGACTTTCGTGGACCTGAGCGATTTGCGCCGCGCTGTCAAAATCGCCAAGCAGACAACCGATTTACCCGTCATCGCCCAATTGGCGGCATTGGACGAAGGCGGACGGGGCACCGAAGGGCGGGCGGCGTTGGCGGTCTTTGAGTTGGAGAAGTTGGGCATTGACGGCATCGGGACAAACTGCGGCGTTTCGCCGACCCGCAACTTGAGCGTCGTCCAAGCGTTGGCGCGCTTGACCGATTTGCCTATTACAGCGTTCCCTAACCTGGGTTACGCGCAATATGTGGACGGGCGCTTCGTCTATCTCGGTAACCCCGACGAATTTGCGGGGCTGGGCGAAGAGTTGTGGCGGTTGGGCGCTAACCTCATCGGGGGTTGTTGCGGGACGACCCCTGAACATATCCGTTTGCTGGCAGAACGCCTGAAAAGCAAAACGCCCCAACCCCGCATCACCCGCCGCATTGAAGTTAAGCCCGAAGAGCAGCCGAAACTCAAATCGCCCATGCCCAACTTTTTGAGCAAGGTCGGCAGTGAACCCGTTGTCATCGTGGAGTTGGACCCGCCACGCGGGTTGGATTACGAGCCGATTGTGGAGGGGGCGAAACTTTTGGCGCGAGCGGGTGTGGACGCCATCAGCATCGGCGACAACTCCCTTGCCTCCATTCGGCTGAGCAATTTAGTGATGGCGCTTTTGATTCAGCGCGAAACAGGGTTGCCGACCATCTGCCACTTCGCCGGACGCGACCATAACTTGATCGGAGCGCAATCGTTGCTGATGGGCATGGCGGTGTTGGGCATCCCCGCTGTGCTAGCGGTGACGGGTGACCCTGCCCGTTTGGCACCTGATGTCGGTGCCAGCAGCGTCTACGACCTGAACAGCTTTCAAATCATTGAGTTGCTGAGCAAACTCAACCGAGGGGTCAATTGGGTAGACGCGCCTATCGGCAAGCGGACAGATTTTCTTATCGGTGCGGGGTTCAACCCCAATGTGCCCAACTTGGCGGCGGAAGTCAAGCGGCTCAAACGCAAAGTAGAAAAAGGTGCGCAATTTGCCTTGACGCAAGCGGTGTTTGACCCCGACCGCATCAAAGCGTGCGGGCAAGTCATGCAAGAAGTCGGCATCCCCATTTTCGTCGGCATCGGAATCCTCATCAGCGCCCGCAACGCTGCGTTTTGGAAAACCGTGCCCGGCGTGCGGATGCCTGACACCCTCTTGCAGCGAATGGAAAAGGCTCCGAAGGACAAGCAACTCACGGAAGGCATTGCCATCGCCCAAGAGTTGATTGAAATTGCCTTGCGCCATTGCCCTGGCGTTTTCCTTGTCCCACCGTTTTCCCGCGCCGAATACGCCTTGCCGTTGGTGGAGTTCGTCCGCAATGGCGGAGAAATTGCTTGGCTTAGCCACCAAGCGGTAAGTGAGGGGAACTGA
- the cysK1 gene encoding O-acetylserine sulfhydrylase, which translates to MRTTAKAAQKRLPKRVKPAYKVADTICELIGDTPLVRLNRVVAASAATVYAKLEMFNPCASVKDRIALSMIEAAEQAGLIEPGKSVIVEPTSGNTGIGLAMVCAAKGYRCIIVMPETMSLERRYILESFGAEIVLTPGIEGMLGSIRKAEEIVRTTPDAFMPQQFLNPANPEIHRRTTAEEIWRQTGGEVDIVVATVGTGGTITGVGEVLKQRKPSVRVIAVEPAGSPVLSGGQPGPHRIQGIGAGFVPEVLNRAVIDEVRTVTDEDAYTMMKRLAREEGLFVGISSGAAAFVAAQVAQEIDPDQLIVTIFPDTGERYFTLEPFFQA; encoded by the coding sequence ATGCGAACGACCGCGAAGGCAGCCCAAAAGCGTCTGCCCAAGCGTGTGAAGCCGGCTTACAAAGTCGCAGACACCATTTGCGAACTTATCGGAGATACGCCATTGGTGCGTTTGAACCGCGTCGTCGCTGCGTCTGCGGCGACCGTTTACGCCAAGTTGGAAATGTTCAACCCCTGCGCCAGCGTCAAAGACCGTATCGCGTTGAGCATGATTGAAGCCGCTGAACAAGCGGGGTTGATTGAACCGGGCAAATCGGTCATCGTGGAACCGACCAGCGGCAACACGGGCATCGGGTTGGCGATGGTGTGCGCTGCTAAAGGTTACCGCTGCATCATCGTCATGCCCGAGACGATGAGTTTGGAACGCCGCTACATCTTGGAGAGTTTTGGCGCTGAAATCGTCCTGACGCCGGGCATAGAAGGGATGTTGGGCTCCATCCGCAAAGCCGAGGAAATCGTCCGCACGACGCCCGACGCCTTTATGCCCCAGCAGTTTCTCAACCCTGCGAACCCTGAAATTCATCGGCGCACGACCGCAGAGGAAATCTGGCGGCAAACGGGCGGGGAAGTGGACATCGTCGTGGCAACCGTCGGGACAGGCGGCACCATCACGGGTGTCGGTGAGGTGCTCAAACAGCGCAAACCGTCTGTGCGGGTCATCGCCGTTGAGCCTGCTGGTTCCCCAGTTTTGTCAGGCGGTCAACCTGGTCCCCACCGCATCCAAGGCATCGGCGCGGGCTTTGTCCCTGAAGTCCTTAACAGGGCGGTCATTGACGAGGTGCGGACGGTCACCGATGAGGACGCTTACACAATGATGAAGCGCTTAGCGCGGGAGGAAGGGCTGTTCGTCGGCATTTCGTCGGGCGCTGCTGCCTTTGTCGCCGCTCAAGTGGCACAGGAAATAGACCCCGACCAACTGATTGTCACGATTTTCCCCGATACGGGCGAACGCTACTTCACCCTTGAACCGTTCTTTCAAGCGTGA
- the dacB gene encoding D-alanyl-D-alanine carboxypeptidase DacB: MATDILSCRPTVKGRYTAVQCGRCQMQPRWMGIVAVVLIICPFAAGGASSPSPPLPVSAKSALLADAETGKILWAYQPDLPCYPASVTKMMTAVLILERGNLDDWVTIPKEAAFTGESSMALKEGERVRLRDLLAAIVVRSANDACVAAAIHLAGSVDKFVGWMNEKARELGMTHTHFVNPHGLHHPNHYTTARDLLTLARYALRLPQFRRLVALPEVTIAPTNKSALRHYRNRNKLLTLYPGCDGIKTGYTVPAGKCLVASATRDGWQLIAIVLGSQNHFADCATLLDYGFHSFVRLTLAQAGEPITLFHVPGGDPEWLRGVAAETVRVIVPRQAINRVRCWVQQMVTRPPIQKGQVIGEVVWDIPGASEHRVRVVALRAMDWSLEAKVHMVGERLLLAFFVGTTLAALGRWWHKRRRRP, from the coding sequence ATGGCGACTGACATCCTAAGTTGCCGCCCGACGGTGAAAGGACGATACACTGCGGTGCAGTGCGGTAGGTGCCAAATGCAGCCGCGATGGATGGGGATCGTGGCGGTCGTCCTGATTATCTGCCCGTTCGCCGCAGGAGGCGCCAGTTCACCCTCCCCGCCATTACCCGTCAGCGCCAAATCCGCTCTCTTGGCGGATGCGGAGACGGGCAAAATCCTTTGGGCATATCAGCCCGATTTGCCGTGTTACCCTGCCAGCGTCACCAAGATGATGACCGCCGTCCTCATTTTAGAGCGGGGCAACTTGGACGATTGGGTGACCATCCCCAAAGAGGCGGCATTTACGGGCGAGTCGTCCATGGCGTTGAAGGAAGGCGAGCGGGTTCGGTTGCGTGACCTGTTGGCAGCGATCGTCGTGCGGTCGGCAAACGATGCGTGCGTCGCCGCTGCCATACACTTGGCAGGCTCTGTGGATAAGTTCGTGGGTTGGATGAACGAAAAAGCCCGGGAGTTGGGCATGACCCATACCCATTTCGTCAACCCCCACGGGCTGCATCACCCCAACCACTACACGACAGCGCGGGATTTGTTGACGCTGGCGCGTTACGCCTTGCGTCTGCCGCAGTTTCGCCGATTGGTCGCTCTCCCCGAAGTTACGATTGCCCCGACAAACAAATCGGCGCTGCGGCACTACCGCAATCGCAACAAACTGCTGACCCTCTATCCTGGCTGCGACGGGATCAAGACAGGCTACACTGTGCCGGCGGGCAAATGCTTGGTCGCCAGCGCCACGCGAGACGGTTGGCAGTTGATCGCCATCGTCTTGGGCAGCCAAAATCATTTCGCCGATTGTGCGACCCTGTTGGATTACGGTTTTCACTCTTTTGTCCGTTTGACCCTCGCCCAGGCTGGTGAGCCGATCACATTGTTCCATGTGCCCGGCGGTGACCCGGAATGGTTGCGGGGTGTCGCAGCGGAAACAGTGCGGGTCATCGTGCCCCGACAGGCTATCAACCGCGTGCGTTGTTGGGTGCAGCAAATGGTCACTCGCCCTCCCATTCAGAAAGGGCAGGTTATCGGCGAAGTCGTCTGGGACATCCCCGGCGCATCTGAGCACCGTGTCCGTGTCGTCGCGTTGCGGGCGATGGATTGGTCTCTGGAAGCCAAAGTCCACATGGTAGGGGAGCGCTTGCTGTTGGCTTTCTTTGTCGGGACAACCTTAGCCGCCCTCGGACGATGGTGGCACAAAAGGAGGCGACGACCGTGA
- the ectD_1 gene encoding Ectoine dioxygenase, whose product MAVRQRLTPAQREQFERDGFLVVRKVFTDDEVKGLCDTFMRLHALGLQGALDWYRPTPPTQTDDPLKIYPRIMHPHRYDETARRYMLDDRLLDILADLFGEEPMAAQSMFYFKPPGARGQALHQDNFYLKAHPGTCMAAWVAIDPADEENGGMMVVPGTHRMDIVCPEEADPNESFTTHFVPPPAGTQPILVPLEAGDVLFFNGSLIHGSPPNRSRHRFRRAFICHYVGTSCTKIARYYLPLYLRDGRTIDLPVNEWGGPCGEEFPEPKGPH is encoded by the coding sequence ATGGCGGTGCGTCAAAGGCTCACGCCGGCGCAACGAGAGCAATTTGAGCGCGACGGCTTTTTGGTCGTCCGCAAGGTGTTTACGGACGACGAAGTGAAGGGGTTGTGCGATACCTTTATGCGCCTACACGCACTGGGCTTGCAAGGTGCTTTGGATTGGTATCGCCCGACACCGCCGACGCAGACCGATGACCCGCTGAAGATTTACCCGCGTATCATGCACCCGCACCGTTACGACGAGACCGCCCGTCGCTACATGTTGGACGACCGTTTGCTGGACATTTTGGCGGACTTGTTCGGTGAGGAGCCGATGGCAGCGCAAAGCATGTTCTACTTCAAACCGCCAGGTGCGCGCGGGCAAGCCTTGCACCAAGACAACTTTTACCTGAAAGCCCATCCGGGCACTTGCATGGCGGCATGGGTCGCCATTGACCCTGCCGATGAAGAAAACGGCGGTATGATGGTCGTGCCCGGCACCCATCGGATGGACATCGTGTGCCCCGAAGAGGCTGACCCCAACGAATCGTTCACGACCCACTTTGTGCCGCCGCCCGCAGGAACGCAGCCGATCCTGGTGCCGTTAGAGGCGGGCGATGTGTTGTTTTTCAACGGCAGCCTTATTCACGGTTCGCCGCCCAACCGCTCCCGTCATCGGTTTCGGCGGGCGTTTATCTGCCACTATGTCGGCACCTCTTGCACCAAGATCGCCCGTTACTACCTGCCGTTGTATCTGCGGGACGGGCGCACAATAGACTTGCCCGTCAACGAATGGGGCGGACCGTGCGGCGAGGAGTTTCCTGAACCGAAAGGTCCGCATTAG
- the galK_1 gene encoding Galactokinase: protein MHSSFSGATNFCGDARMRQTGEWLAWMDSGDWQRWARRVYGTDGVERAELFRVVLAAAAQRVGLTAPLFLVRAPGRLNLMGRHIDHQGGFVHPIAVPREIVVAVRPRDDDMVVVHHAQPHTFPHHAFRFTEVAPSRPLDVDEWERWTQGQAQRRKPIASWAIYAEAAAATLFNWRKELLHDAGQRSLRGAELVVAGDIPSEAGLSSSSALFIACLLALMHRNGAPVSGDLERLSEICGYGEWFVGTRGGAGDHAAILMAQAACVLRVGFFPMTVERLPFDGSYSVLVMDSGERAHKAGVVRWEFNRRVAAYEVGKVLWWEHFPHLRGRLIHLRDATPSHLGDDLLPYGLLQALPERVTLRDLQLQLPQHRERWDRLAATLETTPDGGEVTLEPRGVCWFGLAECDRSERFGTAVRQGDWHQVGALMAFSHDGDRVTQWRDGNCAPFRFLTNDAALQRHWTARTPLWQTAGSYRCSTPALDFLVDAARQAGALGAQLCGAGMGGCAMALVPSNAAEMVAQKVAAAYAQVFERELAWFVAAPCQGATVLSDLPTP, encoded by the coding sequence ATGCATTCATCGTTTTCAGGTGCCACAAATTTTTGCGGTGACGCAAGGATGCGTCAAACGGGCGAATGGTTGGCGTGGATGGACAGCGGTGATTGGCAGCGTTGGGCACGCCGCGTTTACGGCACGGATGGTGTGGAGCGAGCGGAGTTGTTTCGTGTGGTGCTGGCAGCGGCGGCGCAACGGGTTGGGCTGACGGCGCCGCTGTTTTTAGTGCGGGCGCCAGGACGGCTCAACCTGATGGGGCGCCACATTGACCACCAAGGCGGCTTCGTCCATCCGATCGCTGTGCCCCGCGAAATCGTGGTAGCGGTGCGCCCCCGCGATGACGATATGGTCGTCGTCCATCACGCTCAACCTCACACCTTTCCGCACCACGCGTTCCGCTTTACCGAGGTGGCGCCGTCGCGACCGTTGGATGTGGACGAATGGGAACGGTGGACGCAAGGACAGGCACAGCGGCGCAAGCCCATCGCAAGTTGGGCGATTTACGCTGAAGCCGCTGCCGCCACGCTGTTCAACTGGCGCAAAGAGTTGCTCCACGACGCCGGTCAGCGCTCGTTGCGCGGGGCTGAACTGGTCGTTGCGGGCGACATCCCGTCCGAAGCGGGACTCAGTTCGTCGTCGGCGCTGTTTATTGCGTGCCTGTTGGCACTGATGCACCGAAACGGCGCGCCTGTCAGCGGCGATTTGGAGCGGTTGTCGGAGATTTGCGGTTACGGTGAATGGTTCGTCGGGACGCGGGGCGGTGCCGGCGACCACGCAGCGATTTTGATGGCGCAAGCAGCGTGCGTTTTGCGGGTCGGCTTTTTCCCGATGACCGTTGAACGGTTGCCTTTTGATGGCTCCTACAGCGTGCTGGTGATGGACAGCGGGGAGCGGGCACACAAAGCAGGTGTCGTCCGATGGGAGTTCAACCGGCGCGTGGCGGCTTACGAAGTGGGCAAGGTGCTGTGGTGGGAGCATTTTCCCCATCTGCGGGGGCGCCTCATCCATTTGCGCGATGCGACACCGTCCCACTTGGGCGACGACCTGCTGCCCTACGGTTTACTGCAAGCGTTGCCGGAGCGGGTGACGCTCCGCGACCTGCAACTGCAACTGCCCCAACACCGCGAACGGTGGGACCGCCTCGCCGCGACTTTAGAAACGACGCCCGACGGCGGGGAAGTGACTTTGGAGCCGCGCGGCGTGTGCTGGTTCGGGCTGGCAGAGTGCGACCGCAGCGAGCGGTTTGGAACAGCGGTGCGACAGGGCGATTGGCACCAAGTGGGGGCGCTCATGGCTTTCAGCCACGACGGCGACCGCGTGACGCAGTGGCGCGACGGCAACTGCGCTCCGTTTCGCTTCCTGACGAACGATGCCGCGCTGCAGCGCCACTGGACAGCACGGACGCCGCTATGGCAGACGGCAGGCAGTTACCGCTGCAGCACGCCGGCGCTGGACTTCCTCGTGGACGCGGCACGGCAGGCAGGTGCCCTCGGCGCCCAACTGTGCGGCGCTGGGATGGGCGGCTGCGCGATGGCGCTGGTGCCCTCCAATGCAGCGGAAATGGTCGCCCAAAAGGTGGCGGCAGCCTACGCTCAAGTGTTTGAACGGGAGTTGGCGTGGTTTGTCGCCGCGCCGTGTCAAGGGGCAACGGTGCTTTCAGACTTGCCGACCCCATGA